In Solanum pennellii chromosome 3, SPENNV200, a single window of DNA contains:
- the LOC107013317 gene encoding uncharacterized protein LOC107013317, with protein sequence MTNVSSSFHLLKALFLPFNSLVIGPSVDPPLPKRSTFQIPVPAEHDVHGSELNHYEEQEKEWRAKEEVKVDIKEEIKKAMKELQCILDIAGLSYEDLCIHPNLNLPEGFKILKFDTFGGVGNSMAHLRAYFDQLVGVGRDEDLLMRLFSQSLCGESLEWFTSHETRQWPSWNALAKDFLDRFAYNVEIVTDRYSLEKMKQKSTESYREFAYRWRKEAARVRPPMYEKEIVEVFVRVQDPKYYDRIMLLVGAKFAEIVKIGETIEDGLKLGKIDHVYASPGSSGLLKKKREEIAAVSYGGKKTPRSSSYSQGRSRPSQKSYQACYAQASHPNNPSIYQNATATYLNIQAPLYQSPPPNYQNPSPIYPNHPPPY encoded by the exons ATGACTAACGTGTCGTCATCATTTCATCTTTTAAAAGCTCTATTCTTGCCTTTCAATTCCCTTGTAATC GGTCCCTCTGTAGATCCACCCTTACCAAAGAGATCCACTTTCCAAATTCCCGTCCCTGCCGAGCACGATGTGCACGGTTCTGAGCTGAACCATTACGAGGAACAGGAAAAGGAGTGGAGGGCAAAGGAAGAGGTAAAGGTCGACATAAAGGAAGAGATCAAGAAAGCCATGAAAGAGCTTCAATGCATCCTAGATATCGCGGGGCTTAGTTATGAAGACTTAtgtattcatccaaatttgAACCTTCCAGAAGGGTTCAAGATCCTGAAGTTTGACACCTTCGGAGGAGTGGGAAACAGTATGGCTCATTTGCGAGCCTACTTTGACCAGCTCGTGGGAGTTGGAAGGGATGAAGATTTACTGATGCGGCTCTTCAGCCAAAGCCTGTGCGGAGAATCTCTTGAATGGTTCACATCTCATGAAACCAGGCAATGGCCCAGCTGGAATGCATTGGCCAAAGATTTTCTCGATCGATTTGCTTACAATGTAGAAATTGTTACAGACCGATACtctttggagaagatgaagcaaaaatCAACCGAGAGCTATAGGGAGTTTGCCTATAGGTGGAGAAAAGAAGCTGCAAGGGTGAGACCACCCATGTATGAAAAAGAGATCGTTGAAGTATTTGTGCGCGTGCAAGATCCtaaatattatgatagaattaTGTTGCTCGTTGGAGCGAAGTTTGCTGAGATAGTCAAgattggtgagactatcgaggACGGTTTGAAATTAGGAAAGATAGACCATGTATACGCATCACCTGGATCTTCAgggttgttgaaaaagaaaagagaggaaaTCGCTGCTGTTTCATATGGGGGAAAGAAAACCCCCAGAAGCTCGTCATATTCCCAAGGTCGTTCCCGTCCTTCCCAAAAGTCCTACCAAGCTTGCTACGCACAAGCTAGTCATCCCAATAATCCTTCAATTTATCAGAATGCTACCGCCACTTATCTAAACATCCAAGCTCCACTATACCAAAGTCCACCCCCAAATTACCAAAATCCATCTCCCATTTACCCAAATCATCCTCCACCCTACTAA